In the genome of Bacillus horti, the window GTTTTTTAATGTCTTTTTGAATATTCCCATCACCCGCTCCATTACTTACATACGGGAAGAGAACCCACAGTGGTCGATCATCCGTGAAGACATCGGAGAATAAGCTAAGTAGGATGCACGTCAAAAATTCCGAATTATCCACGAGTCCGAAGGGCTCGTTTTTTAATGTCTTTTTGAATATTCCCATCACCCGCTCCATTACTTACATACGGGAAGAGAACCCACAGTGGTCGATCATCCGTGAAGACATCGAAGAATAAGCTAAGTAGGATGCACGTCAAAAATTCCGAATTATCCCGAGTCCGAAGGGCTCGTTTTTTAATGTCTTTTTGAATATTCCCATCACCCAAAATGGCATAAATGTAGCGAGTCCAAAAGGACTCGCTTTATTTTTTAACAAAAAGCAGATTGATTAGGAACCCCATCTACATAAAGACTCATTCCACTAGCAAAAATCTCATCAGAACTGTATAGAGTAAAACCAGAGGAGTTATAATCTAAAAAAAGCTCCTCATCGACATAGCGCTGTGTAAAGCGATCTATAAAAAAGGTTAGTTCTTCTACCTGAATCAACGTGTCATTTTTTCTAGCATCATCTACAACCAAATGAATATCCACCGTAGAGCTACATCCACCTGACATAGCCGCATCGACACGAATTCCCTTACCACCATCTATTGTATATTGACGTAGCTGTTCTAATGCAGTAGCTTTCACTTCAATATGCATAGTATTCACTACTCCTTTCTAGTAAAACATCATCTAGCCAGCTTAATCCTATTACTTACTTCCATTGTACCTTATATTACGATATTCACAAAGAACCAAATCCTTGAATGAAAGCTCTGGAGTTGAATGGTGAACATAGCAAGGCTATAATGAGTTAAAAGCTAGAAAAGCAAAAAATAGCAACAGAAGTGATGTGTAGGAGGAAGTCATGGAGAAACGTAACGCTCAGCAAACAGAAAAAGAACAAGAAAAAGAGCAGCCAAGGCTAGACGAGTTCGAGCTGATTCATCAGCTAACCCATGATTTTGTCAATTACCACCAGCATCCAGTTCCTAATGGGGACGATGCAGCTATTTATTTACCAGAGAGCGGTCAGGGTCAAATTCTATGCGTGGATATGATGGTGGAGGATATCCACTTTAAACGAGTAACCATGAGCCCGTTTCATATAGGCTATAAGGCCCTCGCGGCAAATTTGAGTGATATTGCGGCTATGGGAGGAAAACCTCACTCATTTTTAGTTGCATTAGCCATCCCGCCAAGCTGGTCACCTACCGAGCTTAAGGAAATGTACCAGGGAATGAAGAAGCTAGCGGACCAATATAAAGTAGATTTACTCGGTGGAGACACGACCTCAACAAAAGATAAATTAGTATTGAGTATCACGGCAATTGGTCAAGTTAATAAAAATACAACTCTTCTTCGTTCGAACGCAAAAGCAGGGGATGTTGTTTTTGTAACTGGATCTTTAGGAGACGCAGCAGCGGGACTAGATATCCTTTTGCAGGCTAATCAGCGTATTGAGTATGGTACAGCAGAGAAAAATAAAAATAATAAGATAGTTGATAAAGTTTATAAAAATAAGGAACAACTCATTCGAGCCCATCAGCTCCCTGAACCTCATGTTAAACAGGGTCAACTTCTTGCCTCATTAGCCCAGCGTGGTTCCATTGCCCTTAACGATATTAGTGATGGCCTTGCAAGTGAATGCTCTGAAATTGCGTCAAGTAGTAAGGTGAATATAGTGCTGAACAAGGAACGAATCCCGTTAAGTAATGAGCTTATGGCATGGGCAGAAGATCGACAAACAGACTCTCTTAAGTATGCGTTGCATGGCGGAGAGGATTATAAGCTTGTAGGTACGTTTCCAAAGGAGCTTGAAGAAGATATTATAACTACCTTCCATCAAGATAACCTCGGCATTACTATTATTGGACATGTAGAGGAAGGACATGGAGAAGTTTGGATAACGGAGAAGAATCAGCGATCGAGAATCGTCGAAAAAGGCTATAATCATTTCAACGAAACAAATAAATCAAAGAATTAAAGGATGAAAGATATGGACAATCCCCAATTTAAATATATAAGTGAATCTCCAGAGGATACTGCAAGATTAGCTGAACAGCTTGCCCAAGAGTTAAAAGGCGGGGAGGTTATTACACTAACAGGAGATTTAGGAGCGGGTAAAACAAGATTTACTCAGGGCTTAGCCGTAGGATTAGGGATCAAGAAACAAGTAAATAGCCCCACCTTTACTTTAATTAAAGAGTACCATGGAGAAAGCTTAGCCCTTTACCATATGGACGTTTATCGTATAGAGGATGAGTTCGAAGAGCTTGGTTTTGATGAATATTTCTACGGGGACGGAGTAGCCGTTATTGAATGGCCGCAGCAGATCGAAGCTCAGCTTCCACAGCAGAGGCTTGAGATCAATATACTCAAAATAAGTGATAACCAAAGAGAGGTTCAGTTCCATGCGAAGGGATCTTTGTACGAACAATTATTAACCAAGGTGATGAAAAAATGAAGCTATTAGCGATAGATACAGCAAACTGGCCTCTTGGAGTAGCGATTATGGAAGAGGGAAAATTATTAGGTGAAGTCAATACACAAGTAAGTAAAAATCACTCTATTCGACTTATGCCTACTGTGGAGTGGCTATGTGAACAGGTGCAGATACAGCCCAAAGAGTTAGATGGTATAGCTGTTGCTCAAGGTCCAGGCTCTTACACAGGTGTACGAATTGGAGTGACTACAGCAAAAACGCTGGCCTGGAGCTTAAAAATTCCTCTTCTTGGCGTATCCAGTCTACAAATTATAGCTCAGAATAGAGCTAGTTTTCCAGGTCTTATCGTCCCTCTTGTTGATGCACGAAGAGAAAGGGTTTATTGCGGAAAATATCAAAGCAAAGCTTTAGCAGATGGTTTCATTGTTCAAGGGGAGGATCGCCTAGTAGGGATAGAGGACTTATGCCATGAACTAAGCTCTACAGAGGGGCAGATTTTATTTATTGGGGAAGGTGTTCGTGTGTATAGAGAACAGCTCGAGGCAGCCTTAAAGGATAGAGCTATTTTCGCAGCAGAGGTTGAGCATCCTCCACGAGCCAGCCAGCTGGCTCATATCGCCTTTACACAATGGAAGGAAAGCTTGGAAAAGGCCGAGGATATCCATTCCTTTTCTCCAGAATATCTGCAGCTAGCCGAGGCGGAAGCAACATGGCAGAAAAACAATCGATGAATAAGCCCTATTTTCGCTTCATGACGGTCCATGATATTCCCCATGTGATGGAGGTTGAGAACGCTGCGTTTACTGTCCCGTGGAGTGAGGATGCCTTTTATAATGAACTGCTCAATAATCATTTTGCTAAATATATCGTTGCCGTGGATGAAGAACGTATTGTGGGTTATTGTGGAGTGTGGCTCATTGTCGATGAAGCGCATATTACTAATGTAGCTGTCCATCCCGATTATCAAGGGAAGAAAATTGGGAAGCAATTAATGCAAGAAATCATTGAGATATCTAAACACTTAAGTGCCGTTCGGATGACGCTTGAGGTTAGAGTATCCAATCATGCAGCACAAAGACTTTATCAGAGCTTCGGCTTTGAAATCCAAGGCGTCCGCAAGCAGTATTATTCAGACAATAAAGAGGATGCTTACATAATGTGGGTGAATTTATCATGAGACAAAAATCTTATCAAGAAGTGAAACAGCAAACGAATCCAGAAGAGATTCAACAAATAAATCAATCCGATCAATCTTCTCAACAAAAAATCAAACCTTCCATATGTATTTTAGGGATTGAAACGAGCTGTGATGAAACAGCAGTT includes:
- the rimI gene encoding ribosomal protein S18-alanine N-acetyltransferase, giving the protein MAEKQSMNKPYFRFMTVHDIPHVMEVENAAFTVPWSEDAFYNELLNNHFAKYIVAVDEERIVGYCGVWLIVDEAHITNVAVHPDYQGKKIGKQLMQEIIEISKHLSAVRMTLEVRVSNHAAQRLYQSFGFEIQGVRKQYYSDNKEDAYIMWVNLS
- a CDS encoding iron-sulfur cluster biosynthesis family protein, which gives rise to MHIEVKATALEQLRQYTIDGGKGIRVDAAMSGGCSSTVDIHLVVDDARKNDTLIQVEELTFFIDRFTQRYVDEELFLDYNSSGFTLYSSDEIFASGMSLYVDGVPNQSAFC
- the tsaE gene encoding tRNA (adenosine(37)-N6)-threonylcarbamoyltransferase complex ATPase subunit type 1 TsaE, producing the protein MDNPQFKYISESPEDTARLAEQLAQELKGGEVITLTGDLGAGKTRFTQGLAVGLGIKKQVNSPTFTLIKEYHGESLALYHMDVYRIEDEFEELGFDEYFYGDGVAVIEWPQQIEAQLPQQRLEINILKISDNQREVQFHAKGSLYEQLLTKVMKK
- the thiL gene encoding thiamine-phosphate kinase, whose translation is MEKRNAQQTEKEQEKEQPRLDEFELIHQLTHDFVNYHQHPVPNGDDAAIYLPESGQGQILCVDMMVEDIHFKRVTMSPFHIGYKALAANLSDIAAMGGKPHSFLVALAIPPSWSPTELKEMYQGMKKLADQYKVDLLGGDTTSTKDKLVLSITAIGQVNKNTTLLRSNAKAGDVVFVTGSLGDAAAGLDILLQANQRIEYGTAEKNKNNKIVDKVYKNKEQLIRAHQLPEPHVKQGQLLASLAQRGSIALNDISDGLASECSEIASSSKVNIVLNKERIPLSNELMAWAEDRQTDSLKYALHGGEDYKLVGTFPKELEEDIITTFHQDNLGITIIGHVEEGHGEVWITEKNQRSRIVEKGYNHFNETNKSKN
- the tsaB gene encoding tRNA (adenosine(37)-N6)-threonylcarbamoyltransferase complex dimerization subunit type 1 TsaB, which translates into the protein MKLLAIDTANWPLGVAIMEEGKLLGEVNTQVSKNHSIRLMPTVEWLCEQVQIQPKELDGIAVAQGPGSYTGVRIGVTTAKTLAWSLKIPLLGVSSLQIIAQNRASFPGLIVPLVDARRERVYCGKYQSKALADGFIVQGEDRLVGIEDLCHELSSTEGQILFIGEGVRVYREQLEAALKDRAIFAAEVEHPPRASQLAHIAFTQWKESLEKAEDIHSFSPEYLQLAEAEATWQKNNR